In Saccharothrix syringae, the following are encoded in one genomic region:
- a CDS encoding acetoacetate decarboxylase family protein, with translation MTYPPEPWVLHGDACLSVWLADAARLPPPPVRPLTVRGRALVGTAFVAYQPPGLAYHELVVAVLVRRGWRLGVSVNQIWVDSPVALAGGRELWGIPKEHATFDSPASAHDDRGPIAHVATSSPRFGLRLPLTTSAWQVLGTALVRTPLRGSARVHPVRATWRANPAGPLSWLPTRPLLSVALNALRLRFGPRAVPGPRPTAGR, from the coding sequence ATGACCTACCCGCCGGAACCCTGGGTGCTGCACGGCGACGCGTGCCTCTCCGTGTGGCTGGCCGACGCGGCGCGGCTGCCGCCACCGCCGGTCCGCCCGCTGACCGTGCGCGGTCGGGCGCTGGTGGGCACCGCGTTCGTGGCCTATCAACCACCGGGCCTGGCCTACCACGAGCTGGTCGTGGCCGTGCTGGTGCGCCGCGGGTGGCGCCTGGGCGTGTCGGTCAACCAGATCTGGGTGGACAGCCCGGTGGCCCTCGCGGGCGGCCGCGAGCTGTGGGGCATCCCCAAGGAGCACGCGACGTTCGACTCACCCGCGTCCGCGCACGACGACCGCGGCCCGATCGCCCACGTGGCCACGTCGTCCCCGCGCTTCGGCCTGCGGCTGCCGCTGACGACCTCCGCCTGGCAGGTCCTGGGCACGGCCCTGGTCCGCACCCCGCTGCGCGGCAGCGCCCGCGTGCACCCGGTGCGCGCGACGTGGCGGGCCAACCCCGCCGGTCCGCTGAGCTGGCTGCCCACCCGCCCGCTGCTCAGCGTCGCGTTGAACGCCCTGCGGTTGCGCTTCGGCCCGCGCGCCGTGCCGGGCCCTCGACCGACCGCCGGCCGATAA
- a CDS encoding helix-turn-helix domain-containing protein has product MYPEDARKLTPDALEALRRRAVAAVESGTSRAEVARVLGVSRQTISTWHRDYRTRGEEALRGRRRGRRPGDHLALTYAQQLWTIRAVTTGGPEEVGLRYWLWTNQVIAELINSRLRVPLSVTTVRNYLIRWGVLNESVSLGRRPGTARVTRPHGAGGETLWTHHALTNRLTGPPPPDAAASGTPVLGARTSVLYAVSPRGTVLFIPTADPFDGVRLAEFFTRLVRQRGRRVTIVQGWRPTTRAEAVTAWAVRHADRVSLRFAADGPSVDEPPESDDRVRCAVPAPRGRRRRGASPVGAE; this is encoded by the coding sequence ATGTACCCCGAGGACGCGCGGAAGCTCACCCCGGACGCGTTGGAGGCCCTGCGCAGGCGAGCGGTCGCCGCGGTCGAGTCCGGGACCTCCCGGGCGGAGGTGGCCCGCGTGCTCGGCGTGTCGCGGCAGACGATCAGCACCTGGCACCGCGATTACCGCACCCGGGGCGAGGAGGCCCTGCGCGGCAGGCGGCGGGGCAGGCGGCCGGGCGACCACCTGGCGCTGACGTACGCGCAGCAGCTGTGGACCATCCGGGCCGTGACCACGGGCGGCCCGGAGGAGGTGGGGCTGCGGTACTGGCTGTGGACCAACCAGGTGATCGCGGAGCTGATCAACAGCCGGCTCCGGGTGCCCCTGTCGGTCACCACCGTGCGCAACTACCTGATCCGCTGGGGCGTGCTGAACGAGTCCGTGTCCCTCGGCCGCCGCCCCGGCACCGCGCGGGTGACGCGTCCCCACGGGGCGGGCGGGGAGACGCTGTGGACGCACCACGCGCTCACGAACCGGCTGACCGGTCCCCCGCCGCCGGACGCCGCGGCGTCGGGGACGCCGGTGCTCGGGGCGCGGACCTCCGTGCTGTACGCGGTGTCCCCCCGCGGCACGGTGCTGTTCATCCCCACCGCCGACCCGTTCGACGGGGTGCGGCTGGCGGAGTTCTTCACCAGGCTGGTGCGGCAGCGGGGCCGGCGCGTCACCATCGTGCAGGGCTGGCGGCCGACCACCAGGGCGGAGGCGGTGACCGCGTGGGCGGTGCGGCACGCCGACCGGGTGTCGCTGCGGTTCGCCGCCGACGGCCCGTCGGTCGACGAGCCGCCGGAAAGCGACGACCGGGTGCGCTGCGCGGTCCCGGCGCCCCGCGGCCGCCGGCGTCGCGGCGCGTCCCCGGTCGGCGCAGAATGA
- a CDS encoding copper resistance CopC/CopD family protein yields the protein MTGAIARNFARACAALVLALLPVLGGQGTAAAHATLVSTAPAGWQVLDTTPAEVALTFSEPVDLGLATVRLLGPAGDVVPTGEPAHAGDRPEAVVVPVPRALSDGTYTVSWQVTSADSHPVRGAFVFSVGRPSAATGNRADVAAEPGGAVVALHAATRWLSFAGFALLVGAAFHTAWCQARPAPGRRVRVLLVGGWWTLLAATVLALLLYGPYATGRPLGDAVDPALVADTSGTRMGVALLARLLLLGLVGFGLLRHLRRADESDVDPAADTAVARRRRVAVVLAVAGLLALTWSTASHSAAGGLVGLALAADAAHLTAMAVWLGGLVAVAAVAVRPDDVPALRVVVPRFSRAAPVAVAVVVVTGVFQSWRLVGTPDALVGTAYGRVLIGKLALVAALVALGAAARRWVRRHYGFPVVTVSDKRRAARGPGDGPVRRFGRLVAVEAGIAAAVLGLTAALVNTETAAVARAQARQAAAAPPAAAPGEPAITDFDAGGAAGRGRVAVLAAPGSTGATELHVAVLDERGQPKGVPEVRAALTPPQGSSDPLDVPLRYGGVPGHYISDALPMAVSGRWEVSLAVRTSDVDEAIVQLPLGIP from the coding sequence GTGACCGGAGCCATCGCCCGAAACTTCGCGCGCGCGTGCGCGGCGCTCGTCCTGGCCCTGCTGCCCGTCCTGGGCGGCCAGGGCACGGCCGCGGCGCACGCCACCCTCGTGTCGACCGCGCCCGCGGGCTGGCAGGTGCTCGACACCACGCCCGCCGAGGTGGCGCTGACCTTCAGCGAGCCGGTGGACCTCGGCCTGGCGACCGTGCGACTGCTCGGGCCGGCCGGCGACGTGGTCCCCACCGGCGAGCCGGCCCACGCCGGGGACCGGCCCGAGGCCGTGGTGGTCCCGGTGCCCCGGGCGCTGTCCGACGGCACGTACACGGTGAGCTGGCAGGTGACCTCGGCGGACTCGCACCCGGTGCGCGGCGCGTTCGTGTTCAGCGTGGGCCGGCCGTCCGCGGCGACGGGGAACCGCGCCGACGTGGCCGCCGAGCCCGGCGGGGCCGTGGTGGCGCTGCACGCGGCGACCCGGTGGCTGTCCTTCGCGGGGTTCGCCCTGCTGGTGGGCGCCGCCTTCCACACCGCGTGGTGCCAGGCCCGGCCCGCGCCGGGCAGGCGGGTGCGCGTGCTGCTGGTGGGCGGGTGGTGGACCCTGCTGGCGGCCACCGTCCTCGCGCTGCTGCTGTACGGGCCCTACGCCACGGGCCGCCCGCTGGGCGACGCGGTCGACCCGGCGCTGGTCGCCGACACCTCGGGCACCCGGATGGGCGTCGCGCTGCTGGCACGCCTGCTGCTGCTCGGCCTGGTGGGTTTCGGGCTGCTGCGCCACCTGCGCCGCGCGGACGAGTCCGATGTGGACCCGGCGGCGGACACCGCGGTGGCCCGGCGGCGGCGCGTCGCGGTCGTGCTGGCGGTGGCCGGGCTGCTCGCCCTGACCTGGAGCACCGCCTCGCACAGCGCGGCCGGCGGCCTGGTCGGCCTCGCCCTGGCCGCCGACGCCGCGCACCTGACCGCGATGGCCGTGTGGCTGGGCGGCCTGGTCGCGGTCGCCGCGGTCGCGGTGCGGCCGGACGACGTGCCCGCGCTGCGCGTGGTGGTGCCGCGGTTCTCCCGGGCGGCCCCGGTGGCGGTGGCGGTCGTGGTGGTCACCGGGGTGTTCCAGTCGTGGCGCCTGGTGGGCACCCCGGACGCCCTGGTCGGTACCGCCTACGGCCGGGTCCTGATCGGCAAGCTGGCGCTGGTGGCCGCGCTCGTCGCGCTGGGCGCGGCGGCCCGGCGGTGGGTGCGGCGGCACTACGGCTTCCCGGTCGTCACGGTGTCGGACAAGCGCCGGGCCGCGCGGGGACCCGGCGACGGGCCGGTGCGCCGCTTCGGCCGGCTCGTGGCCGTGGAGGCGGGCATCGCCGCCGCGGTGCTCGGCCTGACCGCCGCGCTGGTCAACACCGAGACCGCCGCGGTGGCGCGGGCGCAGGCCCGGCAGGCCGCCGCCGCCCCGCCGGCCGCCGCGCCCGGCGAACCCGCAATCACGGACTTCGACGCGGGCGGCGCGGCCGGGCGCGGCCGGGTCGCGGTGCTCGCCGCCCCCGGTTCGACGGGCGCGACCGAGCTGCACGTGGCCGTGCTGGACGAGCGCGGGCAGCCGAAGGGGGTGCCCGAGGTGCGCGCGGCGCTGACCCCGCCACAAGGGTCTTCCGACCCGTTGGACGTGCCGCTGCGTTACGGCGGTGTGCCGGGGCATTACATCTCCGATGCGCTGCCCATGGCCGTATCCGGGCGCTGGGAGGTGTCGTTGGCAGTGCGGACGTCCGATGTCGACGAAGCCATCGTGCAGCTCCCCCTGGGCATTCCCTGA
- a CDS encoding YcnI family copper-binding membrane protein, protein MTMSSHTSRARALTAVVVAAGAALLFPATASAHVTVSPATAEPGGYARVVFRVPNERDDASTNRLEVVLPTEHRFASVSVQPVPGWTATTRTEKLDPPVKVGDRELTEAVTAIVWEGGEVAPGQFQEFPVSLGRLPQDERELVFKALQTYSGGEVVRWIDTPAEGTSEADHPAPKLSVKAGAVASAPAPAAGADPLGRVLGGAGLVAGLAALGLAAVRRGNRSAPARTRPAEKVTTRV, encoded by the coding sequence ATGACCATGTCCTCGCACACCTCCAGGGCGCGTGCCCTCACCGCGGTCGTCGTGGCCGCCGGAGCCGCCCTGCTGTTCCCCGCCACCGCTTCCGCGCACGTCACCGTCTCACCGGCCACCGCGGAGCCGGGCGGCTACGCCCGGGTGGTGTTCCGGGTGCCCAACGAGCGCGACGACGCCTCGACGAACCGGCTCGAAGTGGTCCTGCCCACCGAGCACCGGTTCGCCTCCGTGTCCGTGCAGCCGGTGCCCGGCTGGACCGCGACCACGCGCACGGAGAAGCTGGACCCGCCCGTCAAGGTCGGCGACCGCGAGCTGACCGAGGCCGTGACCGCCATCGTGTGGGAGGGCGGCGAGGTGGCGCCCGGCCAGTTCCAGGAGTTCCCGGTGTCGCTGGGCCGGCTGCCGCAGGACGAGCGGGAGCTGGTGTTCAAGGCGCTCCAGACGTACTCCGGCGGAGAGGTCGTCCGGTGGATCGACACCCCGGCCGAGGGCACGTCGGAGGCCGACCACCCCGCGCCGAAGCTGTCGGTCAAGGCGGGGGCGGTGGCGTCGGCGCCCGCGCCGGCCGCGGGCGCCGACCCGCTGGGCCGGGTGCTCGGAGGCGCGGGACTGGTGGCCGGCCTGGCCGCGCTCGGCCTGGCCGCGGTGCGGCGCGGGAACCGGTCCGCACCGGCGCGCACCCGACCGGCCGAGAAGGTCACCACGCGGGTCTGA
- a CDS encoding multicopper oxidase family protein: MSTELTGTDPSTSELRPRRRPRRALPLVLTSLLAAAAVTAGVVASNAVAPDTARTGPLVADPVPPAAAGEDLGDGTRLAQYEAVDGYKVFHLRAAPVAWEVAPGDVRQAYAYNGVVPGPVIRVNEGDKVRFVVQNDLPETTSLHWHGMDLPNDQDGVPGLTQPEVEPGQSYTYQWTAISTGTHWYHSHMHGDQEGKGLYGSLEVVPRLGDISASRDYRLMIGDGPLGFVFNGKSFPATAPLRARVGERVRIRLIGTGPEMIHPIHLHGGYFEVVAQDGRRLPFPQQMDTVTVSVGQTYDLIWTPTRVGKWMIHCHIFSHAETHHGMAGLVSIFNVDPPTVGLPLPLPLGG, translated from the coding sequence ATGTCCACCGAGCTGACCGGCACTGATCCGTCCACATCGGAACTGCGGCCCCGGCGCCGACCGCGCCGGGCGCTGCCCCTGGTCCTGACCTCGCTGCTCGCCGCGGCCGCGGTGACGGCGGGCGTGGTGGCCTCGAACGCCGTGGCCCCGGACACCGCGCGCACCGGGCCCCTGGTCGCCGACCCGGTGCCACCGGCCGCGGCCGGCGAGGACCTCGGCGACGGCACGCGGCTCGCCCAGTACGAGGCGGTCGACGGCTACAAGGTCTTCCACCTGCGGGCCGCGCCCGTGGCCTGGGAGGTCGCCCCCGGCGACGTCCGGCAGGCATACGCCTACAACGGGGTCGTCCCCGGCCCGGTGATCCGGGTCAACGAGGGCGACAAGGTGCGCTTCGTGGTGCAGAACGACCTGCCCGAGACCACCTCCCTGCACTGGCACGGCATGGACCTGCCCAACGACCAGGACGGCGTGCCCGGCCTGACCCAGCCGGAGGTCGAACCCGGCCAGAGCTACACCTACCAGTGGACGGCCATCAGCACCGGCACCCACTGGTACCACTCGCACATGCACGGCGACCAGGAGGGCAAGGGCCTGTACGGGTCGCTGGAGGTCGTGCCCAGGCTGGGCGACATCTCCGCCAGCCGCGACTACCGGCTGATGATCGGCGACGGCCCGCTGGGCTTCGTGTTCAACGGCAAGTCCTTCCCGGCGACCGCGCCGCTGCGGGCGCGGGTCGGCGAGCGGGTCCGCATCCGGCTGATCGGCACCGGTCCGGAGATGATCCACCCCATCCACCTGCACGGCGGCTACTTCGAGGTGGTCGCCCAGGACGGCAGGCGGTTGCCGTTCCCGCAGCAGATGGACACCGTGACGGTGTCGGTCGGCCAGACCTACGACCTGATCTGGACACCCACCAGGGTCGGCAAGTGGATGATCCACTGCCACATCTTCTCGCACGCGGAGACCCACCACGGCATGGCCGGGCTGGTGTCGATCTTCAACGTCGACCCGCCCACGGTCGGCCTGCCGCTGCCGCTGCCGCTCGGCGGCTGA
- a CDS encoding cupredoxin domain-containing protein: MFSSGTGRQRGRRAVAAGSALLLVLVAAGVNAPVATAATFTVSMQNLQYNPPTLNVNVGDTVRWTNNETNGVVHSVDGGPLRSDVNAGESYSFTFTSPGTVNFRCRFHPDMLGTVTVGGTSPTTTTGPTTTTTTTTTTTAAPTTTQPPAATTTTGSGGLPVGVGPIPVSFHLTDSQGSWYDTNLQLFGTRSLAVAELPRIKPGGLIPGLPLNGIPLLGNGNLLGDAAANLLNGDLSRLTGLVFNTGSPLLQSLGVDLNQLLGLDNLRASINKVLPLLDLRAIRANLLLDQLTQQMANRPANAKTSLLDLPVGVELMRLLEDIQRYVASTTISLPVTVNFDISAPAAESAHTITSLIWPEGAAQFDQPGGFIGSTSAQLTEPGLYAFVCKIHPYMLGAVVVDDPLTPGLDFGKKLKVNSRALNVPSDADIISQLVQKFFTITAPNNWQKFSNTEARTWNPTYPPAPILMYDSNGSPQLVPILDAYFKNKFNTPKTLPALTQRPGTPGVGEVWVDTELEKTAGKTKSGTATKVDVSAWKVDRKVALPEINMNNPHNMWTDKDERYIYQTEWFGNKLDVFERATGRFVRQIEVGPDPSHVMTRTDTDQLHVAINGGASVVELSPGATKVDRRIPVQAPGEKVAHPHAHWMTGDGSTMITPNVNSYDSTVVDIPTGNIRKEATGELPIATSMTPDGAKAYTANFMGGTVSCISLKADACKDGGATVHSKQIDLWRNYDPVAGERGPIGGLPIQLPVSPDGTAMVVANTLTSNLTVIDPRTDEIVKWLPCDAGCHGVNFGAKRGGGYYAYVSSKFANTLAVVDTDPNGDGNISDAAVVGKMVLDPAPTTATDDQVVDHVGMGGMGVLAVPVVYNGWAQKVPGNPVNDQLTCRQRHPITHTTDC, translated from the coding sequence ATGTTCTCGTCGGGAACGGGACGGCAACGCGGGAGGCGGGCCGTCGCGGCCGGTTCCGCGCTGCTGCTCGTCCTGGTGGCCGCGGGGGTCAACGCCCCGGTGGCCACCGCGGCCACGTTCACGGTGTCCATGCAGAACCTCCAGTACAACCCGCCGACGCTCAACGTGAACGTCGGGGACACCGTGCGGTGGACGAACAACGAGACCAACGGGGTCGTGCACAGCGTCGACGGCGGCCCGTTGAGATCCGACGTCAACGCCGGCGAGTCCTACTCGTTCACCTTCACCAGCCCGGGCACGGTCAACTTCCGCTGCCGCTTCCACCCGGACATGCTGGGCACCGTCACGGTCGGCGGCACCTCGCCCACGACCACCACGGGACCGACCACCACCACGACCACCACCACGACGACGACGGCCGCGCCCACGACCACGCAGCCACCCGCCGCGACGACCACCACGGGTTCGGGCGGCCTGCCCGTCGGCGTCGGCCCGATCCCCGTGTCGTTCCACCTCACCGACAGCCAGGGCTCCTGGTACGACACGAACCTCCAGCTGTTCGGCACCCGGTCGCTCGCGGTGGCCGAACTGCCGCGGATCAAGCCCGGCGGGCTGATCCCCGGCCTGCCGCTCAACGGCATCCCGCTGCTGGGCAACGGCAACCTGCTCGGCGACGCGGCGGCCAACCTGCTCAACGGCGACCTCTCGCGGCTGACCGGGCTGGTGTTCAACACCGGCTCACCGCTGCTCCAGAGCCTCGGCGTGGACCTGAACCAGCTGCTGGGGCTGGACAACCTCCGGGCGTCGATCAACAAGGTGCTGCCGCTGCTGGACCTGCGGGCCATCCGGGCGAACCTGCTGCTCGACCAGCTCACCCAGCAGATGGCCAACCGCCCGGCCAACGCGAAGACCTCGCTGCTCGACCTGCCGGTCGGCGTGGAGCTGATGCGGCTGCTGGAGGACATCCAGCGGTACGTCGCCAGCACCACGATCAGCCTGCCGGTGACGGTGAACTTCGACATCTCGGCCCCGGCCGCGGAGTCGGCGCACACCATCACGAGCCTGATCTGGCCGGAGGGCGCGGCGCAGTTCGACCAGCCCGGCGGCTTCATCGGCAGCACGAGCGCGCAGCTGACCGAACCGGGCCTCTACGCGTTCGTCTGCAAGATCCACCCGTACATGCTGGGCGCCGTCGTGGTCGACGACCCGCTCACCCCGGGCCTGGACTTCGGCAAGAAGCTCAAGGTCAACAGCCGCGCGCTGAACGTCCCGTCCGACGCGGACATCATCTCGCAGCTGGTGCAGAAGTTCTTCACCATCACCGCGCCGAACAACTGGCAGAAGTTCAGCAACACCGAGGCCCGGACCTGGAACCCGACCTACCCGCCGGCCCCGATCCTGATGTACGACTCCAACGGCTCGCCGCAGCTGGTGCCCATCCTGGACGCCTACTTCAAGAACAAGTTCAACACGCCCAAGACGCTGCCCGCCCTGACCCAGCGGCCCGGCACGCCCGGTGTCGGCGAGGTCTGGGTCGACACGGAGCTGGAGAAGACCGCGGGCAAGACCAAGTCCGGCACCGCGACGAAGGTCGACGTGTCCGCGTGGAAGGTGGACCGCAAGGTCGCCCTACCCGAGATCAACATGAACAACCCGCACAACATGTGGACCGACAAGGACGAGAGGTACATCTACCAAACCGAGTGGTTCGGCAACAAGCTCGACGTGTTCGAGCGCGCCACCGGCCGGTTCGTCCGGCAGATCGAGGTCGGCCCCGACCCGTCGCACGTGATGACGAGGACCGACACCGACCAGCTCCACGTCGCGATCAACGGCGGCGCGTCGGTGGTCGAGCTGTCGCCGGGGGCCACGAAGGTCGACCGGCGCATCCCGGTCCAGGCGCCGGGCGAGAAGGTCGCGCACCCGCACGCCCACTGGATGACCGGCGACGGCTCGACCATGATCACGCCGAACGTCAACAGCTACGACTCCACGGTCGTGGACATCCCCACCGGCAACATCCGCAAGGAGGCCACCGGGGAGCTGCCGATCGCCACGAGCATGACGCCCGACGGCGCGAAGGCGTACACGGCGAACTTCATGGGCGGGACGGTCTCCTGCATCTCGCTCAAGGCCGACGCGTGCAAGGACGGCGGCGCGACGGTGCACAGCAAGCAGATCGACCTGTGGCGCAACTACGACCCGGTGGCCGGTGAGCGCGGCCCGATCGGCGGCCTGCCGATCCAGCTGCCGGTCAGCCCGGACGGCACCGCCATGGTGGTGGCGAACACGCTGACGTCCAACCTCACGGTCATCGACCCGCGCACGGACGAGATCGTGAAGTGGCTGCCCTGCGACGCGGGCTGCCACGGCGTCAACTTCGGCGCGAAGCGGGGAGGCGGCTACTACGCCTACGTGTCCAGCAAGTTCGCCAACACGCTGGCCGTCGTGGACACCGACCCCAACGGCGACGGGAACATCTCCGACGCCGCCGTGGTCGGCAAGATGGTCCTCGACCCGGCCCCCACCACCGCCACCGACGACCAGGTCGTCGACCACGTGGGCATGGGCGGCATGGGCGTGCTCGCCGTGCCGGTGGTCTACAACGGCTGGGCGCAGAAGGTGCCCGGCAACCCGGTGAACGACCAGCTGACCTGCCGTCAGCGGCACCCGATCACCCACACCACCGATTGCTGA
- a CDS encoding MmpS family transport accessory protein, with product MTLPRRTPTAGGHISPPAAGGSGRRWAVGVAAAVAVAGTAVWVAAGPGAEPVAPTHAVVYEVTGPGGKSSEIRFTTDGANTTERVEAVDLPWRRELVVPAGPGLGIAQVMATNGQGESITCTITVNGRVVASRTARGEFTTVSCSNMMTPDAARG from the coding sequence ATGACTCTTCCCAGACGAACCCCGACGGCGGGCGGGCACATTTCACCGCCCGCTGCGGGCGGGAGCGGGCGGCGGTGGGCGGTCGGGGTGGCCGCGGCGGTGGCCGTCGCCGGCACGGCGGTCTGGGTGGCCGCCGGGCCCGGGGCGGAGCCGGTCGCGCCCACCCACGCCGTCGTCTACGAGGTGACCGGGCCGGGCGGGAAGTCGTCGGAGATCAGGTTCACCACCGACGGCGCGAACACCACCGAGCGGGTCGAGGCGGTCGACCTGCCGTGGCGCCGGGAGCTGGTCGTGCCCGCCGGACCGGGGCTCGGCATCGCGCAGGTGATGGCGACCAACGGCCAGGGCGAGTCGATCACCTGCACCATCACCGTCAACGGCCGCGTGGTCGCCTCCCGCACGGCGCGGGGCGAGTTCACCACCGTGTCGTGCTCGAACATGATGACGCCGGACGCCGCGCGGGGCTGA
- a CDS encoding response regulator transcription factor, with product MRVLVVEDDRRLAGLLVRGLVAEGFVVDVEHDGRDGLWRASEHAYDVIVLDVMLPGMNGYRVCAHLRAAEVWTPILMLTAKDGELDEAEGLDTGADDYLTKPFSYVVLVARLRALARRGSTPRPAVLRAGDLALDPATRSCRRGGTPIPLTVKEFAVLEFLLRHRDRVVTKAEIIAGVWDEARDPEPNLVEVYVSALRRKIDTPFRRRTITTVRGLGYRLDSRESARTE from the coding sequence ATGCGGGTGCTGGTGGTGGAGGACGACCGACGCCTGGCCGGGCTGCTCGTGCGCGGGCTCGTGGCCGAGGGTTTCGTCGTCGACGTGGAGCACGACGGCCGGGACGGGCTGTGGCGGGCGAGCGAGCACGCCTACGACGTGATCGTGCTGGACGTGATGCTGCCGGGGATGAACGGCTACCGGGTGTGCGCGCACCTGCGCGCCGCGGAGGTGTGGACGCCGATCCTGATGCTCACGGCCAAGGACGGCGAGCTGGACGAGGCCGAGGGGCTGGACACCGGCGCGGACGACTACCTGACCAAGCCGTTCTCCTACGTGGTGCTGGTGGCGCGGCTGCGGGCGCTGGCGCGGCGCGGCAGCACGCCCCGGCCGGCGGTGCTGCGGGCCGGGGACCTGGCGCTGGACCCGGCCACCCGGAGCTGTCGCCGCGGCGGGACGCCGATCCCCCTGACCGTCAAGGAGTTCGCGGTCCTGGAGTTCCTGCTCCGCCACCGCGACCGGGTGGTGACCAAGGCCGAGATCATCGCCGGCGTGTGGGACGAGGCCCGCGACCCCGAGCCCAACCTGGTCGAGGTCTACGTCAGCGCCCTGCGCCGCAAGATCGACACCCCGTTCCGGCGGCGCACCATCACCACCGTCCGCGGGCTGGGGTACCGGCTCGACAGCCGCGAGTCCGCGCGCACCGAGTGA